The genomic interval GTATTCAAGTTTATTTTTTCAAAGGTGTCTTTGAGCTTGTTGAAGCAGATACAAAGAACAAAATGTAACACAACTGTAGTTCCAtactgaaaaaagtgaaaagtatcTAGAAgttattaaaagaagaaaatcaaagttGTTTTGGGTTAAGTTTAGTAGTATATGacaatgaataaaaacatttgatTAATTATGTTTTACCATATCAGTAGCACATGCaagcatattgtatatttaatggTCTTTGGGTAAAGTAGCAATCACATGGAACGTAAGAAGAAACAATTGCATAGTATTACGGTTCAGAATAAAATTCACTATAAATTCCaatcatatattttcatttgtagCTAATCACACGCCACTTGTGATGCCCTAATAATTTGAAATATCTTCTTTCAGTCAGACCGTGAAGAGACTTTTCCAGCATATAGAATTAGGTGATGGTGAAGCCGCCTGAAAGGGGTCCCAGTTGAAAACAGCCATGGTTCCCAAAGTCCTGAACACATTCTAAAGGTGTGCTCTCATATACCCTGCATACATGGAGGATTCTCAAGTATACCCTCTGCAGCATCACAGAACCTGTGGGGGAGAGCCTGACTTGTCATTTTATGTTGTTTGAAACATAAATGccaatttaaaaatatgaaaatgcagAAAATACTGTAATGAAAAACAAGtggaaaaataatatgaaaatctgtaacatacagaaaatacaaagaaaagaagaatcacTATATAATCAAAGAAAAAGCACACTACAACTATCATACAGGGAAACATGAAGCTGAAGGCCTTAATAACTGGCATTTCTTCTCAATTATACTTCTTAAACTTTCAGTTACCATTAACAGTAATACTTTGTAAAACTCTACATCAGGTTTTCATTTACACATTCATTCTTCTAGTTTTAATCTGATATTTGTCACAAACAATAACACAGGATGTATTTTCAGTTTATCttgtacaataataaaaacagaaactaTCCCAAAATGTTTGTGCATGAgatgtttgtgatatatactaATCAAACAGGAGACCCTGTAAGATCAATAACTCTTAGCATTTTGCATTTATATAACAGGAAATGAGCACACAGAGTACATAATTAATTCAGAATACTATAAGtcaaatgaggagaaaaaatataaccaAAGAACAGAAAACgtaacatataaaaaaaggacACATAACCATTAAATCCTGTAACTTTCTTATCCTGTCAGCACATCCACAGACCGAACATCCCCATTTCATGACAGGAATGTTTACAGCATTCTTTATATCGGCTATACACTCTAGCATACTGGTCACTTCGCTGATCCTGGTACGTCCATGTACGGTGATAAAGCTTCACATCTGCTCCATTTTGTCGTGCAAAATCCACTGTAGTCTGAAGTATAACAGGATAAGTTAACATTTTTTCTTGAAACTGTTTTCCACATTACATCCAGATATGCCACCCTAAAcacaaagaagataagagagataaaaaatctatatatatgtatagcataaatacataaatcatcACATTTTCCTCCCAGTTCAGTATTTCATTTAGCTAAGCTCAGACATCCTCTACAGTGATCTTTACATCTTAGCTACGAAATGGCCTCTACAATTCGGCTTNNNNNNNNNNNNNNNNNNNNNNNNNNNNNNNNNNNNNNNNNNNNNNNNNNNNNNNNNTCTATAAGCACATTTTGCACTGCTAGTTTAAGTAACCAATATATAAACCTCAACCAAAACTATACACTAAAACATGAAAAGATATGTCATATGAATACAAATGTACTTCATGGAAAAAAGGAACAACTTACTAACTGACAATTTACTATTTGTTAAAAACTTAGATTAAAGAAACAGTCAAACTCAACTACTATACCTGATCACAAGTTTCTGCCATGACTCCAAAACTTATCTGTTTTTGTAAGTGACCACTGCTTACTTGTTAATGCATAGCATAAACATTGTTGATGGGACATTAACTTTTGGACTGGAGTGGGAAAGTATACATGCACTGTTCATgtgttctgtttttattatttctgtttaacaCACAGAATGAACTACAGAAAAAgcttttatttttcactattattgtcataacNNNNNNNNNNNNNNNNNNNNNNNNNNNNNNNNNNNNNNNNNNNNNNNNNNNNNNNNNNNNNNNNNCAACTTAGAGATCAGATACTACTACTGAATCGCTAAGTGACTAAGCCTTTGTGAAAGCCATATctgctttttaaaaatgaaaaaattaaaactacaCTGGACAATCAGGTAAATGTAGTTTACAACTGACATTATTAATGTATTTGAGATGATGGTAAATAATATATGACTCGGAATTGAATGAACCACAGCCATAATTAATCAAATGGAGTAAATGCTTTTTactgcatttatttttttggcaGTGCTTTTATTCTACCTGCATATATGCgctgtattatcataacaacagaagacaaaaaaaaaaaaaataatttatggggAGCTATACCCCTAAATTGGCCAAATGTGATCTGCAGTAACTCCAAACAGCTTCATTTTTGGAAACAAACGAACCCTAAACACTTGCTAAAACTCATCCTCAATATTCTGAGGGAAGGGGGTGATTGCAAGAGATTATACCTCAAAAATATCTTTTTGAGGGATATCTTTGAAATTATggctataatattttaataaattaattcctGTAAAAAACAACTAACATGTCTTCAGTTCACTTTTTCCAATTAAATTCCACATTCTTNNNNNNNNNNNNNNNNNNNNNNNNNNGTTCAATTTATTTCTCAGTCTGAAAAAGAATTGTTAAAGCAAGGCATTGATCTTCTTTTTCATAAGAATGTGGGTATAATTTTTACTACATATCTTGGTAACTTTAGCATTCACACAGAACCCTCCAACCTTCTCAAGTTTCCCTCTTAAGTTTTAGGATGACAAGTACTCCAAAGAGTTATCAGCCAAGTTTTAAGTAAACCAAAACACAAGAGTAATATACTACAGTATGGTTTTTGTTGAAAGACCTgctcatgaaaaaaaatggagcCAGGTCCCATAGGCCCACATACAATGAGAAGAATTTTTCTAACCCTCCTAAGtgtagaagatttttttttacctaagaaaaaaatgtcttttacAGGCAGTTTCACAAAACAACTTCTGGCCATGAACTGTAATTCTTCAGACTCAAAATTTtcaacaaatcacaagtcctttTCCTTAACTAATTTAGATATAGAGCCCCTTTTTTGGCAttgcaaaagtaataataacaaactttTGAGGATTTTGAAAATTACTGAATTTTGAGTGATTCTAACAAATATAAAANNNNNNNNNNNNNNNNNNNNNNNNNNNNNNNNNNNNNNNNNNNNNNNNNNNNNNNNNNNgggggggggggatctcaaaAACTATTGAACCAATTTTCAAATAGACTATTAGACTATTAGATAGGGGCAAAGGTATTTCAAAGGTTCAAAGCTCTTGCAAAAANNNNNNNNNNNNNNNNNNNNNNNNNNNNNNNNNNNNNNNNNNNNNNNNNNNNNNNNNNNNNNNNNNNNNNNNNNNNNNNNNNNNNNNNNNNNNNNNNNNNNNNNNNNNNNNNNNNNNNNNNNNNNNNNNNNNNNNNNNNNNNNNNNNNNNNNNNNNNNNNNNNNNNNNNNNNNNNNNNNNNNNNNNNNNNNNNNNNNNNNNNNNNNNNNNNNNNNNNNNNNNNNNNNNNNNNNNNNNNNNNNNNNNNNNNNNNNNNNNNNNNNNNNNNNNNNNNNNNNNNNNNNNNNNNNNNNNNNNNNNNNNNNNNNNNNNNNNNNNNNNNNNNNNNNNNNNNNNNNNNNNNNNNNNNNNNNNNNNNNNNNNNNNNNNNNNNNNNNNNNNNNNNNNNNNNNNNNNNNNNNNNNNNNNNNNNNNNNNNNNNNNNNNNNNNNNNNNNNNNNNNNNNNNNNNNNNNNNNNNNNNNNNNNNNNNNNNNNNNNNNNNNNNNNNNNNNNNNNNNNNNNNNNNNNNNNNNNNNNNNNNNNNNNNNNNNNNNNNNNNNNNNNNNNNNNNNNNNNNNNNNNNNNNNNNNNNNNNNNCAACAAAGCCATTTCTTTTGCAAAAGCTATATATTCTACAATCATTATTTGAGAAAAGCACTTCCCATTTAATCTCACACTGGAAGCTACAGCTGCAGGTCAACTCACTGCCAAAGGAATTCTTCTATGATAAAGTCTCACACGACTAGAGTTATCACTAAGAGAAATAAATTGTGTTAATCTCTGTATATCACTGTTGTATTGTCatttaatttgattattttgtGCTGCAACTAAATCATCAAGTACAGACAAATTCATGACTGAAAATGATCCTGTTTTAGTGAACTGAGCTTTTCCCAAAACAATTGAAATTTTTTCTGTTACTTAATCGATACAGTAATGCGTCAACTCAACTCAATGCCACCGTGAATTCTTGTGTTCAACTCTagtttttcttttgcaaaatgtTTCTACACATAGATAGGTTCCACAAGTGCCATGCTACTTGAGAGTTTATCAGTTGTNNNNNNNNNNNNNNNNNNNNNNNNNNNNNNNNNNNNNNNNNNNNNNNNNNNNNNNNNNNNNNNNNNNNNNNNNNNNNNNNNNNNNNNNNNNNNNNNNNNNNNNNNNNNNNNNNNNNNNNNNNNNNNNNNNNNNNNNNNNNNNNNNNNNNNNNNNNNNNNNNNNNNNNNNNNNNNNNNNNNNNNNNNNNNNNNNNNNNNNNNNNNNNNNNNNNNNNNNNNNNNNNNNNNNNNNNNNNNNNNNNNNNNNNNNNNNNNNNNNNNNNNNNNNNNNNNNNNNNNNNNNNNNNNNNNNNNNNNNNNNNNNNNNNNNNNNNNNNNNNNNNNNNNNNNNNNNNNNNNNNNNNNNNNNNNNNNNNNNNNNNNNNNNNNNNNACGTATTCTTCACAGATTATTTACAATGCttatttctttgaaaaaatttaatgttttttctatcttaaagtttaaaaaataattcaatggtgtatctttttatatcatattctatgAGGAAGCTAGTTATTTGATGTACATTGATACAATTCATTTGTACTTACTTTATAATCTTTATGTATTCGAATCTTAATAGAAAAGTAAAGTCAGCATCTATTACTGTACTACGGGTTTGTCGAATCATGTCAGCTACGAGTTCTGGTTTGTGTATGAGGCAAGCACCATAACCCTCAGCCATAGCCCATCGCTGTGGACAACCACAATTCAAGTCTACACCATNNNNNNNNNNNNNNNNNNNNNNNNNNNNNNNNNNNNNNNNNNNNNNNNNNNNNNNNNNNNNNNNNNNNNNNNNNNNNNNNNNNNNNNNNNNNNNNNNNNNNNNNNNNNNNNNNNNNNNNNNNNNNNNNNNNNNNNNNNNNNNNNNNNNNNNNNNNNNNNNNNNNNNNNNNNNNNNNNNNNNNNNNNNNNNNNNNNNNNNNNNNNNNNNNNNNNNNNNNNNNNNNNNNNNNNNNNNNNNNNNNNNNNNNNNNNNNNNNNNNNNNNNNNNNNNNNNNNNNNNNNNNNNNNNNNNNNNNNNNNNNNNNNNNNNNNNNNNNNNNNNNNNNNNNNNNNNNNNNNNNNNNNNNNNNNNNNNNNNNNNNNNNNNNNNNNNNNNNNNNNNNNNNNNNNNNNNNNNNNNNNNNNNNNNNNNNNNNNNNNNNNNNNNNNNNNNNNNNNNNNNNNNNNNNNNNNNNNNNNNNNNNNNNNNNNNNNNNNNNNNNNNNNNNNNNNNNNNNNNNNNNNNNNNNNNNNNNNNNNNNNNNNNNNNNNNNNNNNNNNNNNNNNNNNNNNNNNNNNNNNNNNNNNNNNNNNNNNNNNNNNNNNNNNNNNNNNNNNNNNNNNNNNNNNNNNNNNNNNNNNNNNNNNNNNNNNNNNNNNNNNNNNNNNNNNNNNNNNNNNNNNNNNNNNNNNNNNNNNNNNNNNNNNNNNNNNNNNNNNNNNNNNNNNNNNNNNNNNNNNNNNNNNNNNNNNNNNNNNNNNNNNNNNNNNNNNNNNNNNNNNNNNNNNNNNNNNNNNNNNNNNNNNNNNNNNNNNNNNNNNNNNNNNNNNNNNNNNNNNNNNNNNNNNNNNNNNNNNNNNNNNNNNNNNNNNNNNNNNNNNNNNNNNNNNNNNNNNNNNNNNNNNNNNNNNNNNNNNNNNNNNNNNNNNNNNNNNNNNNNNNNNNNNNNNNNNNNNNNNNNNNNNNNNNNNNNNNNNNNNNNNNNNNNNNNNNNNNNNNNNNNNNNNNNNNNNNNNNNNNNNNNNNNNNNNNNNNNNNNNNNNNNNNNNNNNNNNNNNNNNNNNNNNNNNNNNNNNNNNNNNNNNNNNNNNNNNNNNNNNNNNNNNNNNNNNNNNNNNNNNNNNNNNNNNNNNNNNNNNNNNNNNNNNNNNNNNNNNNNNNNNNNNNNNNNNNNNNNNNNNNNNNNNNNNNNNNNNNNNNNNNNNNNNNNNNNNNNNNNNNNNNNNNNNNNNNNNNNNNNNNNNNNNNNNNNNNNNNNNNNNNNNNNNNNNNNNNNNNNNNNNNNNNNNNNNNNNNNNNNNNNNNNNNNNNNNNNNNNNNNNNNNNNNNNNNNNNNNNNNNNNNNNTNNNNNNNNNNNNNNNNNNNNNNNNNNNNNNNNNNNNNNNNNNNNNNNNNNNNNNNNNNNNNNNNNNNNNNNNNNNNNNNNNNNNNNNNNNNNNNNNNNNNNNNNNNNNNNNNNNNNNNNNNNNNNNNNNNNNNNNNNNNNNNNNNNNNNNNNNNNNNNNNNNNNNNNNNNNNNNNNNNNNNNNNNNNNNNNNNNNNNNNNNNNNNNNNNNNNNNNNNNNNNNNNNNNNNNNNNNNNNNNNNNNNNNNNNNNNNNNNNNNNNNNCCCCCCCNNNNNNNNNNNNNNNNNNNNNNNNNNNNNNNNNNNGGTATGGgaatagaaattttttatttttgttagaaCCCCAAAATTCAGAAATTTTTCAAAATcctaaaaaattttgttattattactttgaatcccaaaaaaaaggggctctTTTCTAAATTGTTAAGGAAAAAGggactttgatttttaaaaaatttgagtcTGAAGAATACAGTTCTGGCCAgaagtttttttgtaaaaaatgccgaaaaagacatttttttcttaggaaaaaaaaaaaatttttccactttaggagggttaaaaaattttctttcctttgttttggcCCTGCCCggctcatttttttttgtgcaggTTTTAAACAAACCATACTGTAGTATATCCCTTTTGGTTTGGTTTACTAAAACTTGCGATAACTTTTTGGAGTCTGTCAtccaaaaaatttaaggggaaactaGAAGGTTGGGGGGTCTGTGTGAAGTAAAAGTACCAGTTTGTAGTAAAAAATCTATCCCCACATTCTTATGAAAAAGAGATaatgttttctttaaaatttttttttttcgactgagaaaaaatttttgaacttttttaGTATGGTGTAATTTAATGAAGAAAGTGAACTAAAGggaatgtattttgtttttaaggattttaattttttaaaattaaccccaATTTAAAAGAAACCCCTCAAAAGATATTTTTGGGTATACTTTGCAATCACCCCCTTCCCCAGAATTTGGGGAAATGAGTTTAGCAAGTGTTGGgtagttttgtttaaaaaaatgcagCGTTTTGGGTTTACTGCAGACCCCTTTTTGGCAATTTGGGGGGTAAGCCCCCCAAATTTATGTTTGGGTTTTTAGGAATCGCAGCTATAGCAAGGTAGAAAAAGCACGCAAAAAATAAAGCAGTAAAAGCATTTTACTCATTTATATTAGGTGTGGGTTTATTCAAATTTGATGTCATATATTATTTACCATTCactcaaataattaataatgtcagTTGTAAACTAATTTTCCCGATTTTCCactgtgttttatttattcattttttaaaacaatatggcTTTACAAAGGCTTTGTCATTGGTTCAGTTAGTATCTGACTctaaattgtattatattattttttaaagacattatttttgttattttaattttttcattttgtttttataagtattaacaaaatagtgacaaaaataaaaaacttttttttgtagtattttgtgtaaacagaaataataaaaagaaccccCTGAACAGGCATGTATACTTTCCCCCCTCGTTCAAAAAGTTAATCATCACAATGTTTTAGCTAGCATTAACAAGTAAGCAGGTCACTTTCAAAAACAGTAAATTTTTAGTCCCGGGAGAAATTGTGA from Penaeus monodon isolate SGIC_2016 chromosome 21, NSTDA_Pmon_1, whole genome shotgun sequence carries:
- the LOC119586589 gene encoding tRNA-dihydrouridine(20a/20b) synthase [NAD(P)+]-like; protein product: MAEGYGACLIHKPELVADMIRQTRSTVIDADFTFLLRFEYIKIINDNSSRVRLYHRRIPLAISFGVMAETCDQTTVDFARQNGADVKLYHRTWTYQDQRSDQYARVYSRYKECCSVMLQRVYLRILHVCRVYESTPLECVQDFGNHGCFQLGPLSGGFTIT